A single window of Leclercia adecarboxylata DNA harbors:
- a CDS encoding DMT family transporter: protein MLAFAANSVLCRVALTSGYIDPATFSDVRIVSGALFLVILMSVRKKPASKIHYDWRSGLALTLYVLAMSWSYLRIDTGTGALLLFGTVQTAMVIYGWRQGEKVGVLKGAGLFLAVAGTVLLLLPGAHAPEPTSALMMIGSGLAWAYYSVKGKSMPEAIPATTGNFILAVPFTLILSLLPSVERFASAPGLLLAMTSGALASGAAYALWYTLLPRMKAMTASTVQLSVPCLATLGGVALLGETFSLRMLLSMCAVLLGILMVIRAGRA from the coding sequence ATGCTGGCGTTTGCCGCGAACTCCGTCCTGTGCAGGGTGGCGCTGACCAGCGGATACATCGATCCGGCGACCTTCAGCGATGTGCGGATCGTCAGCGGGGCCCTGTTCCTGGTTATTCTGATGAGCGTCAGAAAAAAACCGGCATCGAAAATACATTATGACTGGCGCAGCGGCCTGGCCCTGACGCTGTATGTCCTGGCGATGTCCTGGTCCTATCTCCGGATCGATACCGGAACCGGGGCGCTGTTGCTGTTCGGCACCGTTCAGACGGCAATGGTTATCTATGGCTGGCGGCAGGGAGAAAAGGTCGGTGTACTGAAGGGGGCGGGGCTGTTTCTGGCGGTGGCAGGAACGGTGCTGCTTCTGCTCCCCGGCGCGCATGCCCCGGAACCGACCAGTGCGCTGATGATGATCGGCTCCGGGCTGGCCTGGGCCTACTACTCGGTGAAAGGGAAAAGCATGCCGGAGGCGATACCGGCAACGACGGGGAATTTTATACTGGCCGTGCCTTTCACCCTCATTCTCTCTCTTTTGCCGTCGGTGGAACGATTTGCCAGCGCGCCCGGACTGTTGTTAGCCATGACGTCCGGGGCGCTGGCCTCAGGCGCGGCCTATGCCCTGTGGTATACGCTGCTGCCGAGGATGAAAGCTATGACCGCCAGCACGGTTCAGCTGAGTGTTCCTTGCCTTGCCACCCTGGGTGGCGTGGCACTGCTGGGCGAAACATTCAGCCTGCGCATGTTGCTGTCGATGTGCGCCGTGCTGCTCGGCATCCTGATGGTTATCCGGGCGGGCCGCGCCTGA
- a CDS encoding SOS response-associated peptidase produces the protein MCGRFAQAQTREEYLAFLADEADCNIPYDPEPIGRYNVAPGTKVLLLSEREDQLHLDPVFWGYAPGWWDKPPLINARQETAASSRMFKPLWHHGRAIVFADGWFEWKKEGDKKQPYFLYRADGQPIFMAAIGSTPFERGDEAEGFLIVTAAADKGLVDIHDRRPLVLTPEAAREWLRETVSGQEAEEIAQTGAVPADQFHWHAVTRAVGNIRNQGPELIENIGEV, from the coding sequence ATGTGTGGACGTTTCGCCCAGGCCCAGACCCGGGAAGAGTACCTTGCCTTTCTTGCCGATGAAGCGGATTGCAACATCCCCTACGATCCGGAACCTATCGGGCGCTATAACGTCGCGCCCGGCACCAAAGTCTTACTGCTCAGCGAGCGCGAGGACCAGTTGCATCTCGACCCCGTCTTCTGGGGTTACGCCCCCGGCTGGTGGGACAAGCCACCGCTGATCAATGCCCGGCAGGAGACCGCCGCCAGCAGCCGGATGTTTAAACCGCTGTGGCACCATGGCCGGGCAATTGTCTTTGCCGACGGCTGGTTCGAGTGGAAAAAAGAGGGGGATAAAAAGCAGCCTTACTTTCTCTATCGCGCCGACGGGCAACCTATTTTTATGGCGGCCATCGGCAGTACGCCGTTTGAACGCGGGGATGAGGCTGAAGGATTTCTGATCGTTACCGCCGCGGCGGATAAAGGGCTGGTGGATATCCACGATCGGCGCCCACTGGTGTTAACGCCAGAGGCGGCGCGGGAATGGCTGCGCGAAACGGTGAGCGGGCAAGAGGCAGAAGAGATCGCGCAGACGGGAGCCGTCCCCGCAGACCAGTTCCACTGGCATGCCGTGACCCGGGCGGTGGGGAATATAAGAAACCAGGGGCCAGAATTAATTGAGAACATCGGTGAGGTGTAA